In a genomic window of Phoenix dactylifera cultivar Barhee BC4 unplaced genomic scaffold, palm_55x_up_171113_PBpolish2nd_filt_p 000371F, whole genome shotgun sequence:
- the LOC103722660 gene encoding ran-binding protein 6-like has protein sequence MQLYEKDLLTDTSFLHIYGLQEADFNSKQLAVVAVMEVLMTLQGSQLETDDPITSYMLQAWARLCKCLGQDFLPYMNFVMPPLLQSAQLKPDVTITSADSDEDIDESDDDRFVFNAAAPV, from the exons ATGCAGCTTTATGAAAAAGATCTCTTGACCGATACATCATTTCTCCATATATACGG GTTACAGGAGGCTGATTTCAACTCAAAGCAACTTGCTGTTGTTGCT GTAATGGAAGTGCTGATGACATTGCAAGGATCTCAGCTGGAGACAGACGACCCAATAACAAGTTACATGTTACAG GCATGGGCCAGACTATGCAAGTGCTTAGGACAGGATTTTCTTCCATACATGAATTTTGTAATGCCTCCATTGCTTCAGTCTGCCCAGCTGAAACCAGATGTAACCATTACCTCCGCAGACTCAGATGAGGATATCGATGAGTCAGACGATGATAGGTTTGTCTTTAATGCTGCAGCTCCTGTTTGA